From Musa acuminata AAA Group cultivar baxijiao chromosome BXJ3-8, Cavendish_Baxijiao_AAA, whole genome shotgun sequence, one genomic window encodes:
- the LOC135645785 gene encoding vesicle-associated protein 1-3-like produces the protein MGAGQVLVEIQPQELKFAFELKKQSSCSIQLENKSKDYVAFKVKTTSPKRYCVRPNIGILLPRSTCDFTVTMQAPKEAPPDMQLKDKFLVQSTVVPYGTTDEDIVPSFFSKENGRYIQENKLRVVLVSPPHSPALEPINVALRQEPANEIPDSAVTCIPIDGVSQQEPANEVPILRNISISDNVSVKQEPVQEITISKDTSIPNEQALSGVAEITPSHVGKDIDDLKLKLNNIEVKLNEAEKTIMSLRKENSAAVQESEKLQQEIALLRKKSAVRIQAGFPFLFVVFLALVGMTLGYLLHS, from the exons ATGGGGGCTGGTCAGGTGCTCGTGGAAATCCAGCCTCAAGAACTTAAGTTCGCAT TTGAATTGAAGAAGCAGAGTTCGTGTTCTATTCAACTTGAAAATAAATCCAAAGATTATGTTGCTTTCAAG GTTAAAACTACATCTCCTAAAAGATACTGTGTGAGACCAAATATAGGCATCCTTCTGCCCAGATCAACATGTGACTTTACAG TCACTATGCAAGCACCAAAGGAAGCTCCACCTGATATGCAATTGAAAGATAAGTTCCTTGTTCAAAGCACGGTTGTTCCTTATGGCACTACTGATGAGGACATTGTACCAAGTTTT TTCTCTAAAGAAAATGGAAGATATATCCAAGAGAACAAATTAAGAGTCGTTCTTGTAAGCCCTCCACATTCTCCAGCACTAGAGCCAATTAATGTGGCTTTAAGGCAGGAGCCAGCTAATGAAATTCCTGATTCGGCAGTAACTTGTATCCCCATTGATGGTGTTTCACAGCAAGAACCAGCTAATGAAGTTCCCATTTTGAGAAACATTTCTATCTCAGATAATGTGTCTGTGAAACAGGAGCCTGTTCAAGAAATTACTATATCAAAAGACACTTCTATTCCAAATGAACAAGCATTGAGTGGTGTGGCTGAGATTACCCCATCTCAT GTTGGTAAAGATATTGATGACTTGAAGTTGAAGCTCAACAATATTGAAGTTAAACTGAATGAG GCTGAGAAGACAATAATGAGCCTGAGGAAAGAGAACAGTGCAGCAGTACAGGAGAGCGAGAAGTTACAACAGGAAATT GCCTTGCTGAGGAAGAAAAGTGCTGTTAGAATTCAGGCTGGTTTTCCATTTTTGTTTGTTGTCTTTCTGGCACTTGTTGGCATGACACTTGGATATCTTTTGCACTCATGA
- the LOC135644466 gene encoding chitinase CLP-like has product MAPCFLFLITFTFTFFTTPPSVAGKQFPSEAKALVAPITKDVSTSLYTVALNTDKQFVLDLAGPLLWFPCPPKHPTVPCNSTACAAAGAFHPPRCPRIAAIDKQPCTCTAYPVNPVTTMCSSDDLTFTSVTLSSTDGKNPTAAVCVPEVVSSCAPKGLLNSLPAAAVGVAGLARSGLAVPSQLFSKLYLKKQFAICLPSSGAAPGAAFFGTEPFYFLAAPPVDVAARLTYTTLLRNPRNPAYYLEVKGLAVNREAVPFLARMLEFDSLGHGGVMISTAAPYTTLTSHIYRPFLKAFAAATKAIPRAPKVKPFGLCLNSTALGSTRVGYGVPQIDVMLAGGRNWTIFGANSLKQVDKDTACLAFVDGGPKAEQAMVIGGYQLENSFLLFDLASSRLGFLSTLLGIMTTCSNFNFTVQA; this is encoded by the coding sequence ATGGCACCTTGTTTCCTCTTCTTGATCACCTTCACCTTCACCTTCTTCACAACACCACCTTCTGTTGCGGGAAAGCAGTTCCCATCTGAAGCCAAAGCCCTCGTAGCTCCCATTACCAAGGACGTCTCCACATCTCTCTACACCGTAGCACTCAACACCGACAAGCAATTTGTGTTGGACCTCGCAGGACCCCTGCTATGGTTTCCATGCCCTCCCAAACACCCCACCGTCCCTTGTAACTCCACCGCCTGCGCCGCCGCTGGTGCCTTCCACCCTCCGCGCTGCCCCCGCATTGCGGCCATCGACAAGCAGCCTTGCACCTGCACCGCCTACCCGGTGAACCCGGTTACGACGATGTGTTCCTCCGATGACTTGACCTTCACCAGCGTCACCCTTTCCTCCACAGATGGGAAGAACCCTACTGCAGCGGTGTGCGTTCCCGAGGTTGTCTCGTCCTGTGCGCCAAAAGGCCTCCTGAACTCGCTACCGGCCGCAGCCGTCGGTGTTGCTGGGCTCGCTCGGTCTGGCCTCGCCGTTCCTTCGCAGCTCTTCTCTAAGCTTTACTTAAAGAAGCAATTTGCCATCTGCCTCCCGAGCTCCGGAGCGGCACCGGGTGCGGCGTTCTTCGGAACCGAGCCCTTCTACTTCCTTGCAGCACCGCCGGTGGATGTCGCCGCGCGTCTCACGTACACGACTCTGCTGAGAAACCCGAGGAACCCCGCGTACTACCTCGAAGTGAAGGGCCTGGCGGTGAACAGGGAGGCGGTGCCGTTCTTGGCTCGCATGCTCGAGTTCGACTCGCTTGGCCATGGCGGCGTCATGATAAGCACTGCGGCCCCTTACACCACCCTTACGAGCCACATATATCGCCCATTCCTCAAGGCCTTTGCTGCGGCAACCAAGGCTATCCCGCGGGCGCCGAAGGTGAAGCCCTTCGGTCTGTGCTTGAACAGCACGGCGTTGGGGTCGACAAGGGTCGGATACGGTGTGCCACAGATCGACGTGATGCTGGCAGGAGGGAGGAACTGGACCATCTTCGGAGCCAATTCATTGAAGCAGGTAGATAAGGACACGGCGTGCTTGGCATTCGTCGATGGTGGGCCGAAGGCGGAGCAAGCGATGGTCATAGGCGGATACCAACTGGAGAACAGCTTCCTACTGTTCGATCTGGCGAGTTCGAGGCTGGGGTTTCTCTCAACTCTGCTGGGGATCATGACCACCTGTTCCAACTTTAACTTCACTGTTCAAGCTTGA
- the LOC135644734 gene encoding protein NETWORKED 3C-like, producing MTVRKGPSHSWWFASQDRLQSSTQSSWLSSTLSELEEKTKQMLNLIEEDADSFAKRAEMYYKRRPQLVDMIEDFYRAHRSLAEQHDQLKSGSAVRRSISVCPAFFDRSCSRSISSSDADEGPKFSTDSFYSEESEVDDPEQEENEAENKPRVMSDEGTDRYLVMKLKHELERLREENAKLKAEIAGKDEEKRDVIRQLALSLDILKEENVTLRRSIKHPEKKGGGFFDLKKLTKDTFSGRRLFHGKSKPQTTIVAL from the exons ATGACGGTGCGAAAGGGTCCATCGCATTCATGGTGGTTTGCTAGCCAAGACAGGCTCCAAAGTTCAACACAATCTTCATGGTTGTCATCGACACTTTCCG AACTAGAAGAGAAGACCAAGCAGATGCTGAACCTGATAGAGGAAGATGCCGACTCCTTCGCTAAGCGTGCAGAGATGTACTACAAAAGGAGACCTCAACTCGTAGACATGATTGAAGATTTCTACCGGGCTCATCGCTCATTGGCTGAGCAGCATGATCAACTAAAATCTGGATCAGCAGTGCGACGTTCGATATCAGTTTGTCCTGCTTTCTTTGACAGAAGCTGTTCACGGAGTATAAGCAGCAGTGATGCCGATGAGGGCCCTAAGTTTTCCACCGATTCATTTTATTCAGAGGAATCCGAAGTTGATGATCCTGAACAAGAAGAAAACGAAGCTGAGAATAAGCCAAGAGTTATGTCGGATGAAGGGACTGATCGTTATTTAGTGATGAAACTGAAACATGAACTAGAAAGGCTTAGAGAGGAGAATGCAAAACTTAAGGCTGAAATAGCAGGAAAAGATGAAGAGAAAAGGGATGTTATCAGACAGCTTGCTTTGTCTTTGGATATCTTGAAGGAAGAGAATGTTACCTTGAGGAGGTCCATTAAGCACCCAGAGAAAAAGGGTGGCGGCTTTTTTGACCTTAAGAAACTAACCAAAGATACGTTCAGTGGAAGAAGACTGTTTCACGGGAAGTCAAAACCTCAAACTACAATTGTAGCCCTCTAA